From the Lolium rigidum isolate FL_2022 chromosome 2, APGP_CSIRO_Lrig_0.1, whole genome shotgun sequence genome, one window contains:
- the LOC124687322 gene encoding two-component response regulator ORR2-like has protein sequence MGAAAGGEGEAVRVLVVDDSPVDRRVVELLLRNHAAGFHVTTVDSGKKAMELLGLNNAQGKRRSIDMVLTDYCMPEMTGYDLLQAIKALGSANPIPVVVMSSENEPQRISRCLTAGAEDYIVKPLRKKDVQRLRNCSAARPATKDAVAADDRRRSWVNAPAPPPRLDTATKKATSEQRPGQLAGLAMASTVDLSQYLQFLFKFILLAYAVLCLTELLHRWSNGGFLSQLP, from the exons atgggagcggcggcaggaggagaaggggaggcgGTGAGGGTGCTGGTGGTGGACGACTCCCCCGTCGACCGGAGGGTCGTGGAGCTGCTCCTCAGGAATCACGCCGCCGGATTCCACG TTACCACGGTGGACAGCGGCAAGAAGGCGATGGAGCTCCTGGGGCTGAATAATGCGCAAGGGAAGCGGAGGAGCATCGACATGGTGCTCACTGACTACTGCATGCCGGAGATGACCGGCTACGACCTTCTCCAAGCTATCAAG GCGCTGGGCTCTGCCAACCCGATTCCGGTGGTCGTCATGTCGTCGGAGAACGAGCCCCAGAGGATCAGCAG ATGCTTAACGGCGGGCGCCGAAGATTACATCGTGAAGCCTTTGAGAAAGAAGGACGTGCAGCGCCTGCGGAACTGCTCCGCCGCAAGGCCGGCCACCAAGGACGCCGTGGCCGCCGATGACAGACGACGGAGCTGGGTCAACGCTCCAGCCCCACCGCCGCGTCTGGACACGGCCACCAAGAAGGCCACCTCGGAGCAGAGGCCAGGCCAGCTGGCAGGACTAGCCATGGCTTCCACCGTCGACCTGTCGCAGTACCTGCAGTTCCTCTTCAAGTTCATCCTGCTCGCCTACGCGGTGCTCTGCCTCACGGAGCTCCTCCACAGATGGTCTAACGGCGGCTTCCTCTCCCAGCTCCCGTGA